A genome region from Baekduia alba includes the following:
- a CDS encoding PH domain-containing protein — translation MDLHPGEEIVFEGHPSWRGVLSFYVKGLGIALAVGLILFFAISTGAGVGAFAAIMVVVILAGLVKRMATRYVISTERLNIRTGILSKHVQQTSIDRVQNVNTEQTFLDRLLRVGAVDFDTAGTDDSEFTFRGVSNPAAIVAAVDRAQRMHRREVQAEQPGGTIGGTGL, via the coding sequence ATGGACCTGCATCCGGGCGAGGAGATCGTCTTCGAGGGCCACCCGTCGTGGCGTGGCGTGCTCAGCTTCTACGTGAAGGGCCTGGGGATCGCGCTCGCCGTGGGCCTCATCCTGTTCTTCGCGATCTCCACCGGCGCCGGCGTCGGGGCGTTCGCCGCGATCATGGTCGTCGTGATCCTGGCGGGGTTGGTCAAGCGCATGGCCACGCGCTACGTGATCAGCACCGAGCGGCTGAACATCCGGACGGGGATCCTGTCCAAGCACGTCCAGCAGACCAGCATCGACCGCGTCCAGAACGTCAACACCGAGCAGACGTTCCTGGACCGGCTGCTGCGCGTCGGCGCCGTCGACTTCGACACCGCCGGGACCGACGACTCGGAGTTCACCTTCCGCGGCGTGTCGAACCCGGCGGCCATCGTGGCCGCCGTCGACCGCGCCCAGCGAATGCACCGCCGCGAGGTCCAGGCCGAGCAGCCGGGCGGGACCATCGGCGGCACGGGGCTGTAG
- the priA gene encoding replication restart helicase PriA — translation MSHPVVQVEPLTTARALRGPFDYVRPNDGVDVGSLLEVPFGRQRLTAVVTGLADDSEHRLVAPYKVLPDALPPDLVDLGLWLGREYASTPARALSLMLPPRGAREKVQLWAERTADGDVALAAMDAAPGGRELRLTPKQQGLLQHLPRFAGNDLSSLRRLETRGFVAIGPRGRRRAPQHHAVGARKPPPRLNADQEAAVAAILQAPDGDRLLLHGVTGSGKTEVYLRAAADTLARGRGVLILVPEIGLTPQMIDRFVTRFGDTVAVLHSKLGAGERYDEWRRLRSGEAQVCVGPRSAVFAPIAHLGLVVVDEEHDGSYKNEGDPRYDARLVAEQRAAQHGAVLVCGSATPRPESVHALRRIRLPSRVDGAPLPPVEIVDLKTAAGAVAPRTHEALVDARKAIVLLNRRGWSNFLTCRTCGRVWECPQCDVALILHRDQNAVACHHCGHREQIPRTCPDCGSVSIARHGSGTERLEHDLAGLGKPVLRLDADVKDAGAVLSAFERADRAILVGTQVVAKGHDFPDVDLGVVLDADSTLRFPDFRAEERTFALVTQLAGRAGRGGAGRVIVQTIDPHASAIAFAARHDSDGFLAEELERRELLRYPPFSTLIRVVCASEQPNAAHLAATAVQARLPSSLGPAPLFRLRGKERSQVVVKAGERRSAIDQVDAAVREVSAAKAHKNVAFSVDVDPQ, via the coding sequence GTGTCACACCCCGTTGTCCAGGTCGAGCCGTTGACGACGGCCCGCGCGCTGCGTGGGCCGTTCGACTACGTGCGGCCGAACGACGGCGTGGACGTGGGCTCGCTGCTCGAGGTCCCCTTCGGCCGGCAGCGGCTGACCGCGGTCGTCACCGGCCTCGCCGACGACTCCGAGCACCGGCTCGTCGCGCCCTACAAGGTGCTCCCCGACGCGCTCCCGCCCGACCTCGTCGACCTCGGGCTCTGGCTCGGCCGCGAGTACGCGTCCACGCCGGCGCGCGCGCTCAGCCTCATGCTCCCGCCGCGCGGCGCGCGCGAGAAGGTGCAACTGTGGGCCGAGCGGACCGCGGACGGGGACGTCGCGCTGGCGGCGATGGACGCGGCCCCCGGCGGGCGCGAGCTGCGCCTGACGCCCAAGCAGCAGGGCCTGCTCCAGCACCTGCCGCGCTTCGCGGGCAACGACCTGTCGTCGCTGCGGCGCCTGGAGACCCGCGGCTTCGTCGCCATCGGCCCGCGCGGCCGGCGCCGCGCGCCCCAGCACCACGCGGTCGGCGCGCGCAAGCCGCCGCCCCGGCTCAACGCCGACCAGGAGGCGGCGGTCGCGGCGATCCTCCAGGCGCCCGACGGCGACCGCCTGCTGCTGCACGGCGTCACCGGCTCGGGCAAGACCGAGGTCTACCTCCGCGCCGCCGCCGACACGCTCGCGCGCGGCCGCGGCGTCCTGATCCTCGTGCCCGAGATCGGCCTGACGCCGCAGATGATCGACCGCTTCGTGACGCGCTTCGGCGACACGGTCGCGGTCCTGCACTCCAAGCTCGGCGCCGGGGAGCGCTACGACGAGTGGCGCCGGCTGAGGTCTGGGGAGGCGCAGGTGTGCGTCGGGCCGCGCAGCGCGGTCTTCGCGCCGATCGCGCACCTCGGGCTCGTCGTGGTCGACGAGGAGCACGACGGGTCCTACAAGAACGAGGGCGACCCGCGCTACGACGCGCGCCTGGTCGCCGAGCAGCGCGCCGCCCAGCACGGTGCGGTGTTGGTCTGCGGCAGCGCGACGCCGCGCCCGGAGTCCGTCCACGCTCTGCGCCGGATCCGCCTGCCCAGCCGCGTCGACGGCGCGCCGCTGCCGCCGGTCGAGATCGTCGACCTCAAGACCGCGGCCGGCGCCGTCGCGCCCCGGACCCACGAGGCGCTCGTCGACGCCCGCAAGGCCATCGTGCTGCTCAACCGCCGCGGCTGGTCGAACTTCCTGACCTGCCGGACCTGCGGGCGCGTGTGGGAGTGCCCGCAGTGCGACGTCGCGCTGATCCTGCACCGCGACCAGAACGCCGTCGCCTGCCACCACTGCGGCCACCGCGAGCAGATCCCGCGCACGTGCCCGGACTGCGGCAGCGTGTCGATCGCCCGCCACGGCTCCGGGACCGAGCGCCTCGAGCACGACCTCGCCGGGCTGGGCAAGCCCGTGCTGCGCCTGGACGCCGACGTCAAGGACGCCGGCGCGGTGCTGAGCGCGTTCGAGCGCGCCGACCGCGCGATCCTCGTCGGGACGCAGGTCGTCGCCAAGGGCCACGACTTCCCCGACGTCGACCTCGGCGTCGTCCTGGACGCCGACAGCACCCTGCGCTTCCCGGACTTCCGCGCCGAGGAGCGGACGTTCGCGCTCGTCACCCAGCTCGCCGGCCGGGCGGGACGCGGCGGCGCCGGCCGCGTGATCGTCCAGACGATCGACCCGCACGCCTCCGCGATCGCCTTCGCCGCCCGCCACGACAGCGACGGTTTCCTGGCCGAGGAGCTCGAGCGCCGCGAGCTGTTGCGCTACCCGCCGTTCTCGACGCTGATCCGGGTCGTCTGCGCGTCCGAGCAGCCCAACGCCGCGCACCTCGCCGCGACCGCGGTCCAGGCGCGGTTGCCGTCCTCGCTCGGCCCGGCGCCGCTGTTCAGGCTGCGCGGCAAGGAGCGCTCGCAGGTCGTCGTCAAGGCCGGCGAGCGGCGCAGCGCGATCGACCAGGTCGACGCCGCCGTCCGCGAGGTCAGCGCGGCCAAGGCCCACAAGAACGTGGCGTTCTCGGTCGACGTCGACCCGCAGTGA
- the def gene encoding peptide deformylase, producing MAQHHEELDEAPEPVTTIDPETAARRRAALKHVRKFGDPVLRSKARVVDRFDDELRDEIARMGVLMHDAYGIGLAATQVGILHRVLVYRVEPDSPVNALVNPEIEWTSKDKEWAEEGCLSLPAVHVDVERPTYVRVSAQDEQGEKILVEASGLEARVIQHEIDHLDGVLILDRTSRDQRKEGMRALRAALEAEEDDAA from the coding sequence GTGGCACAGCACCACGAAGAGCTCGACGAGGCTCCGGAGCCCGTCACCACCATCGATCCGGAGACCGCGGCCCGCCGTCGCGCCGCGCTCAAGCACGTGCGCAAGTTCGGCGATCCCGTGCTGCGCTCCAAGGCGCGCGTCGTCGATCGCTTCGACGACGAGCTGCGCGACGAGATCGCGCGCATGGGCGTCCTGATGCACGACGCCTACGGGATCGGGCTCGCGGCGACGCAGGTCGGGATCCTGCACCGCGTGCTCGTCTACCGCGTCGAGCCCGACAGCCCGGTCAACGCGCTCGTCAACCCCGAGATCGAGTGGACGTCCAAGGACAAGGAGTGGGCTGAGGAGGGCTGCCTGAGCCTGCCCGCCGTCCACGTCGACGTCGAGCGCCCGACGTACGTCCGCGTCAGCGCCCAGGACGAGCAGGGCGAGAAGATCCTCGTCGAGGCCTCCGGGCTCGAGGCGCGCGTGATCCAGCACGAGATCGACCACCTCGACGGCGTCCTGATCCTCGACCGCACCTCGCGCGACCAGCGCAAGGAGGGCATGCGCGCGCTGCGCGCCGCCCTCGAGGCCGAAGAGGACGACGCGGCCTAG
- a CDS encoding methionyl-tRNA formyltransferase yields MAADAADGSGSEPLGELPPRNEPARRGSAIVYLGTSDFAASVLRALADGPNRPALVVTRPDAKQGRGRKVGPPPVAVAARELGIDVDQPASVNDEAARARIAAVQPTGVILCAFGALVKEPLLSDYDILNVHPSLLPRWRGAAPVERAMMAGDAQTGVSIMRLVAELDAGPVYAQRPEPILPTDDYATLAARLQDISVDLLRQVLEELPTPEPQPDLGITYADKLTAEDRTLDLTRPPEENVRVVRALHPHIGARIALPSGDFLGVQEASIALDGSLELVTVQPAGGRSMAYSEYLRGHAPAV; encoded by the coding sequence ATGGCGGCCGACGCTGCCGACGGCAGCGGGAGCGAGCCCCTGGGCGAGCTGCCGCCGCGGAACGAGCCCGCACGGCGAGGCTCCGCCATCGTCTACCTCGGGACCAGCGACTTCGCGGCGTCCGTGCTGCGGGCGCTCGCCGACGGCCCGAACCGGCCCGCGCTCGTAGTCACGCGGCCCGACGCCAAGCAGGGGCGGGGGCGCAAGGTCGGGCCGCCACCGGTCGCGGTCGCCGCGCGCGAGCTCGGCATCGACGTCGACCAGCCCGCGTCGGTCAACGACGAGGCGGCGCGGGCGCGCATCGCCGCGGTCCAGCCGACGGGCGTGATCCTGTGCGCGTTCGGCGCGCTGGTCAAGGAGCCGCTGCTCAGCGACTACGACATCCTCAACGTGCACCCGTCGCTGCTGCCGCGCTGGCGCGGGGCGGCGCCGGTCGAGCGCGCGATGATGGCCGGCGACGCGCAGACCGGCGTCTCGATCATGCGCCTGGTCGCCGAGCTGGACGCCGGCCCGGTCTACGCGCAGCGGCCGGAGCCGATCCTGCCGACCGACGACTACGCGACGCTCGCGGCGCGCCTGCAGGACATCTCGGTGGACCTGCTGCGCCAGGTCCTCGAAGAGCTCCCGACGCCGGAGCCCCAGCCCGATCTCGGCATCACCTACGCCGACAAGCTCACCGCGGAGGACCGCACGCTGGACCTCACGCGCCCGCCGGAGGAGAACGTCCGGGTCGTCCGCGCGCTGCACCCGCACATCGGCGCCCGGATCGCGCTGCCCAGCGGCGACTTCCTCGGCGTCCAGGAGGCGTCGATCGCCCTCGACGGCAGCCTCGAGCTCGTCACCGTGCAGCCCGCCGGCGGGCGCTCGATGGCCTACTCCGAGTACCTGCGCGGCCACGCGCCCGCGGTCTAG